One genomic segment of Mytilus trossulus isolate FHL-02 chromosome 4, PNRI_Mtr1.1.1.hap1, whole genome shotgun sequence includes these proteins:
- the LOC134714241 gene encoding uncharacterized protein LOC134714241, with translation MVYVLVRVSSCFLITVCSAVKFNDVSQLRQHAMDISNALSGTTGTGQINRTNDCAITWKFQGMLMGLEWKQIGTCIDQCTGESSTTINSSKGCAIEQCLDNLFLKLKKKDIQYYV, from the exons ATGGTATATGTTCTAGTTAGAGTTTCATCCTGTTTCCTTATCACAGTTTGTT CTGCTGTAAAGTTTAATGACGTCAGCCAATTACGACAACATGCAATGGACATTTCTAATGCACTTTCAGGAACAACTGGCACCGGTCAG attaatCGTACAAACGATTGTGCTATTACTTGGAAGTTTCAAGGAATGCTGATGGGATTGGAATGGAAACAGATTGGAACATGCATAGACCAATGCACAGGGGAATCTTCTACGACGATCAATAGCAGTAAGGGTTGTGCAATCGAACAATGTctagataatttatttttgaagttgAAAAAGAAAGACATTCAGTATTATGTATAG